A part of Cannabis sativa cultivar Pink pepper isolate KNU-18-1 chromosome 6, ASM2916894v1, whole genome shotgun sequence genomic DNA contains:
- the LOC115695704 gene encoding uncharacterized protein LOC115695704, with translation MASGASADGFFRCFYEGCISGCDTAIERRPYHRNCSCALHESSKNKKKNHCSHGGLPKVSYPIRRAWSEGSLALVAAAAASSSAQSSPSSSSSSVAMVGGGGIGRRNSQSSLCDLEE, from the coding sequence ATGGCCTCAGGTGCTTCGGCTGATGGGTTCTTCAGGTGTTTCTACGAAGGGTGTATCTCAGGCTGTGACACGGCCATTGAACGCCGTCCGTACCATCGGAATTGTAGCTGTGCTTTACACGAATCTAGcaagaataagaagaaaaaccatTGTTCTCATGGTGGTTTGCCTAAGGTTTCTTACCCAATAAGAAGGGCTTGGAGTGAAGGGTCTTTGGCTTTGGTGGCTGCGGCTGCTGCTTCATCTTCAGCTCAGTCTTCtccgtcttcttcttcttcttcggtgGCCATGGTTGGTGGTGGAGGAATTGGAAGGAGGAATTCTCAATCTAGTCTTTGTGATTTGGAAGAATAA